Genomic segment of Ignavibacteriales bacterium:
TTAAAAAAAATTTTAGAAAAAACCGATTTTGAATTCCGCTATGACTCAAATACAATCGGAGTAATTAAAAAATGTGCCGATCGTGAATCAACATGGATTTCAAAAGAATTGATCGAAGCATATCGGGGCTTACAGAAACTGGGTAATCTTCATTCGGTAGAAGTTTATCAAAAAAATATTTTGATAGGCGGTTTATACGGCGTTACTTATCAAGGAGCTTTCTTTGGTGAATCAATGTTTTCAAAAATTCCGCAAGCTTCTAAATGTGCGCTCGTTAAATTATTAGAAAGACTTCGTGAAAAAGGATTTACACTGCTCGATGTTCAGTATCAAACCGATCATTTGAAGATGTTTGGGGCAAAAGAAATTTCATTCCAAGAGTTTGCAGAATTGTTATTAAAATCATACCAAAAAGATATTAACTTTATTTAAAAAAACTCAATTAATCAGCCTAAAGATTTTTTGTATATTTACATATAAAATCAACAGGAAGGTTAATTCAACCTAGCAAATAGGGTAAAGTATGAAAAAACATTTATCTGTGATCATGATTTTAATTTTTGCGTCTTTATCAATGGCGCAGACAGCTGGCGGAAGTTTTATGCTTGGTTATCCGCAAGGTGATTTCAGGAAAAATGTTGATCAGTTGGGATTTGGATTTCAAATTCAAGGAACACTTTGGGAACCGACACATGAAAAACCTTTTACAATTGGACTTGATGGAGGATATTTAGTTTACGGACACACGAGCGATCGTAGAGAATGGCCCGGGTTTCCTGGTGTATATCTAAATTTAACCAGAACAAATAGCATGGCAAATCTACATTTAATGTTTCAAGTAAGTCCATTCTTTGGTACAGTACGCCCTTATTTCGAAGGTTTATTTGGCGGTGCGATTATCTGGACATCATCAGAAGTGAAAAACGAAAATGGAAATTGGCAAATTGCCTCAACGACAAATTATAATGATTTTACTTGGAATTACGGCGGTGGTTGCGGTATTCTTTTCAAGTTGACCGATAATCTTGATAAGATCAGCGCTTTATATCTTGACATAAAAGCACGCTACTTATTTGGAACAGAAGCAAGTTATCTTACCGAACAAAGCATTACTGTAAATAATCAAGGTCAAACTATTTATAATGCAAAAAAATCTAAGACTGATTTTTTCACAATTCATGTTGGTGTTGTTGCTTATTTCAATCCATAAAAAATTTCAAGAAAATATATGAGGATAAAATGATTAAAAAGATCAAAGAATATTTAGGAAGTGATGCTGATTCGTTTCTCAACTACAAAGCAAAATTTCCGAAAGAAAAATTACATCTGCCGGGTCCTGATTTTGTTGACAGAATCTTTTTCCCTTCGGATAGAAATAATAATGTTTTAAAAAATCTTCAATGGATGTATAACACCGGACGATTGAGCGGTACCGGTTATTTATCAATTCTTCCTGTAGATCAAGGTATTGAACATTCAGCAGGAGCTTCATTTGCTAAAAATCCGGATTACTTCGATCCGGAAAACATTGTTAAGCTGGCAATTGAAGGCGGGTGTAATGCTGTTGCTTCAACTCTTGGTGTTCTTGGAATGACGGCAAGAAAATATGCACACAAGATTCCTTTCATTGTTAAAATAAATCACAATGAACTTCTTACATTTCCAAATAAGTTCGATCAAATTATGTTTGCCGGAGTTGAACAAGCTTACGATATGGGAGCGGCGGCAGTTGGTGCAACAATTTATTTTGGCTCTGATGAAAGCGGTCGTCAAATCGTAGATGTCAGTGAAGCATTCCAATACGCACATGAACTTGGAATGGCAACAATTCTTTGGTGTTATCTTAGAAATCCTCAATTCAAAAAAGATAAAGACTATCATGTTTCTGCGGATTTGACCGGACAGGCAAATCATCTTGGCGTAACAATCGAAGCTGATATTATTAAACAAAAACTTCCGGAAAATAACGGAGGATACACTGCACTTAATATGGGAAATTCTTCGTACGGAAAAATTGATAAACGCGTTTACTCGGAACTTACAACAGATCATCCTATTGATCTGGCTCGCTATCAAGTGATGAACAATTATATGGGTCGTGCAGGTTTAATTAACAGCGGCGGTGCAAGCGGTGAAAACGATTTTGCCGAAGCAACAAAAACTGCAGTCATTAATAAACGTGCCGGCGGTATGGGATTGATCTGCGGACGTAAATCATTTCAGCGCCCATTGGCAGAAGGTGTAAAACTCCTTAACACAATCCAAGATGTTTATTTGTGTAAAGAAGTAACTATTGCTTAAACGATAACATAATAAATTCAATTAGCCCCGATTCAATCGGGGCTTTTTGTTTTTGCTCTTTAATTATAACTATTCTCTTCCCTAAACGACTAAATATCTGATGCTTGATTCAAGATAAAAATTCGAGTATAATTTGATCGGAGTTTATCTAAGAAGAAGATGAAACGTATTAAATCCACATTGAAAATTGTTGAATGGGAAGCCGTACTTTGGTTTGCAGGGTTAGTGTTTCTACTAACTATCAATCCGTATCAAATTCAGCAATTTTCGTTCTGTCCTTTTCATAATCTTGGAATAACATTTTGTCCCGGCTGCGGATTAGGCAGATCAATCTCGTTCTTTTATCATGGCGATTTTTTTCGTTCTCTTCAAACACATCCTCTCGGAATTATTGCATTCATACTTATCTCAATTCGCATTATAAAACTTTCACATAAAATGTATCACAACTATCACAAAACTAAAGAGGTTATCTATGGCTAACGTTCTAGAAATGCTGCCTGAAATTATGGGCGAAGAACAAATGTACATATCCAGTTTAATTAAAAACATGGATGACAAACAAGCACAACAGTTTGCCAATATTTATCGTGCACGAAGAAAAGATCCTCAAACAATTTTACTAGTAACCCTGGTTGGATTTCTTGGTATCTCCGGCATACAAAGATTTTTAACAGATCAGATTGGTATGGGAATTCTCTATTTACTTACCGGAGGTATCTGCATGATCGGGACAATAATTGATTTGGTGAATCACAAAAAAATTGCTTTTGAGTATAATCAGAAGCAGGCAAATCAAATTGCAATGATGGCAAAGAATTTATAGTATAGGAATAAAAAAGAGCGGCATAAAACAACCGCTCTTTTCATTTTAAATCTTTTTAGTGTTATTTAAAAAGTAACAGTTATACCAAATTTGATCGTTTCATAAGTTAACGGTGCTTCTGTTTCAAACGGCCAATTCATTCTATCTTTCTTCAATGTAAAGAATGCATAAGAAAGACCATTGTTCAAAAGAAAATCTACAATTGGCGTTGCATATGGCGAAGAATCACTTACTTCATCAATAAAATTACCCAAAAAATGCTTGGCACTTTCTTCTATCATCATACTTCCCAGATGTTTCCAAAATAAATGCCGCGGGAAAATAACAGCCGCTTCATAACTAACATTTAATGATACTGAAGAGAAAATATCAAACTTAATTCCTCCTTCATTCACTGTTCCAAATCTGAATTCTTGATGAAATCTGTTGAGAATTTCGGTGTCGTTAACAGCATCATCCAAACTCATTGGCGGATTTGTCAGCAAATAAAATTTCGCGGGGTAATCAATCATATCGAGGCGGGACCAAACAAAACCGCTACTGTTATACGGCATGATTGAAAAATTATTAAGTTTATAAGCATATCCTTCTCTTTTAGCAAAACCAAATCTCCATAAATCGGATTTCATTTCGCCAATTGCCGTCGAAGAAGATTTCAAATCCGCACTGAACTTAGATCCAAAAAGATATTTCTCGCTGAATTGAATAATATCTTCAGTATAGTATGTTGAACGTGAAGCATAACCGAGTTTTAATTCCAGAGATCCGTTATCGGCAAAATTGCTTTTAAGTTTTTTGTTATCAGCTTTTCCAAATCCGTAATTAATTTCTATAAATGGTCTGCCATGAAATTCCCAGTGGAACCATTCGTAATCTTTCCAGTTTAACCACTTTTCATCATTCCATTTTTCATCGGTCGAATCTTTTCCGTTCTGAGCGAACAAATTCATATTTGTTAATAGAACAATTACTGCAGAAAGTAATAATATTTTACGAATCATATTAACTCCCTCCTATCGGTTTTTTAGCTTTAGACGAATTCTATTAAGAATTGTTACACATCATTTTCAAAAAAAATAGAATTAATGTGAGTAGCTTATCAAGCTATAATGATACCGGTTTTTTGTTTAAGTGCGGTTAGGAGATTTTCCATCAGAAAATTTCCCTGAGCAGGTTTAGTTATAAATATATCAACCCCGGCTTCATAAGCATTATCTCTATCCTTTTGAAATGCATGTGCGGAAAGACCAACGATAGGCATATTTTTGTATTTTTCTTGAGAGCGAAGTTCTTTTGTGAGTTGAAGACCGTCTTTTGCCCCGCGAAGTGATATATCCATCAAGATTATATCATATTTGTTTTCATTAAGTTTTTCATAAAATGATTCTGCTGAATCACAAACATCCAAATCAAAATTTCTTTTAAGAAAAATGCGGAGAAATTTTTGATTTTCTAAATCATCTTCTACAACAAGAAGTCTGGGTTTCTTTTTATCCAAATAATTTACCCTTTTTCCGTATTCAAATTTAACTTCAAGAATAAAATAAGTATTTAAATAATCATAAGAAATACTAACTACTTGGACTTAATACTCATCCCAACTTTTTGCTTCTAGATTTAACGGATCTTTGTTTGTTAATGCTTCTGCCAGACGCATTGCAAGCTGGCGATTTGTAATTAACGGAATTTTATAATCTACGGCGGTACGGCGAATGATGTAATCGTTGGTTAGTTCTTCTTCCTGGAAATTTTTAGGAATGTTTATCACAAGATCAATCTTACCAGACTTAATATAATCAGCTGCATTCGGAGTTTTACTGCTTAGAGGCCATTCCAAAGTTTCTACGGGAATTCCGTTTGCATTCATAAACTTAGACGTTCCTTGTGTTCCATAAAATTTTATTCCAAGTTTTACCAGCTGTCTGGTTGGTTCTAGTAATTCTGATTTTGAAACAATCGAACCTGATGATATTAAAATTGATTTGATCGGAAATTTATATCCGACAGATGTAAGAGCTTTTAAAAATGCCTCATCAAAATCCTGACCCAGACATGCAACCTCTCCGGTTGATGCCATTTCAACTCCTGTTGTAGGATCAGCTCCTTCAAGACGTGTAAATGAAAACTCCGGCGCTTTTACTCCGACATAATCGTAAGTCAAAGTTTGATCATCCCACTTCTCAACTTTCTTACCTATAATAACTTTGGAAGCGATTTCTATAAAATTTTTCTTGAGTGTCTTAGATACAAAAGGAAAACTTCTCGATGCACGCAAATTACATTCTATAACTTTTACACGATTATCTTTTGCGATAAACTGAATATTGAAAGGACCATTGATATTTAATTTCTTGGCAATATCTGAAGAGATCTGTTTAATCTGCCGCATAGTTTCAAGATAGGTTCGTTGCGCCGGCAAAACCAATGTAGCATCGCCGGAATGTACTCCGGCATTCTCAACATGTTCAGAGATCGCAGAGCAAACAATTTTTCCGTTTTGTGCAACCGCATCAAATTCTAATTCTTTTGCATTAACTAAAAATTTTGAAATCACTACCGGATGTTCCGGAGAGACATCAACCGCTTTTTGTAGGAACCCAGTTAATTCAAAATCGCCGGTTGCTATTGCCATTGCAGCGCCGCTTAATACATAAGAAGGACGAACTAAAACCGGATAGCCGACTTTGTTAGCAAATTGTAACGCATCTTCCAAAGTACTTAGCTTACTCCACACAGGTTGTTCTATTTCAAGTTCATCAAGCATAGCTGAAAAGATACTTCTGTTCTCCGCTGCATCAATTGATTCAGGTGAAGTGCCGAGAATTTTTACACCTATCTTATGAAGTTTGAGTGCGAGGTTATTCGGAGTTTGTCCGCCCATAGAAACAACAACTCCAAGCGGTTTTAATACATCATAAATTTCCCAAATTGTTTCGGTTGTTAGTTCCTCGAAGAACAAAGCATCAAACTCATCGTAATCAGTACTTACAGTTTCCGGATTACAATTTATCATTACAGTTTTGTAACCCATCTCGCGTAATGTTTTCCCGGTAATCACACAACACCAATCAAATTCTACCGAGCTGCCAATTCTGTACGGACCTGATCCTAAAATGAAAACACTTTTCTTTAATTTAAACTCGAAATCATGAATAGAACAATTGTATGTGAGATATAAATAATTTGTCTTTGCAGGATATTCTGCAGCAAGTGTATCTATATGCTGGATGAACGGATGAATATTATTTTTCTTTCTTAGCAAATAAATATCATGTGCATCTTTTCCAATTACGTTTGCAATTTGACGGTCGGAAAAACCATGCTGCTTTGCTTCTATCAGAAGTTCTGTAGATAATTTTCCTTTTGTTACTGAAATCTTTTTTTCTATATCAACAATGTTTTGAATTTTATAAAGGAACCATTTATTAATATGAGTTAGCGAATGAACCCAGTCAATGGAGTATCCTTGTTTCAAAGCTTGAACAACAGCAAACATTCTTTCTTCGGTTGGATTGCGCAGTGCTTCTTCTAATTCTTCAAACTCGACTTTTGTTCTGCTTGCGGTTAATCCTTCAACACCAATATCCAGCATACGCATTGCTTTCTGAATCGCTTCTTCAAATTTTCTTCCGATCGCCATCACTTCGCCGACAGATTTCATTGAGGAACCGAGGTTACGTTTTACGAGACGGAACTTTTTCAAATCCCAGCGAGGAACTTTTATGACTATATAATCAAGTGCAGGTTCGAAAAATGCTTTAGTCGTTTTTGTGATTGAGTTTGGTAATTCGTGCAAACCAAAACCAAGAGCAAGTTTTGCGGCAACAAATGCAAGAGGATAACCGGTTGCCTTCGATGCAAGCGCAGAACTTCTTGAAAGACGCGCATTAACTTCTATTACTCTATAATCTTGAGAGTTTGGATCAAGTGCATATTGAATATTGCATTCACCGACAATTCGAAGATGGCGGATAGTTTTAATTGCAATTTCCCTCAGCATATGAAATTCGTTGTTGGTAAGTGTTTGGCTGGGTGCAACTACAATACTTTCTCCAGTATGAATTCCCATCGGATCAATATTTTCCATATTGCAGACTGTGATACAATTATCATATCTGTCGCGGACAACTTCATATTCAATCTCTTTCCATCCTTCAAGATATTCTTCAACTAAAATTTGAGAAGAATAAGAGAGCGCTTTTGCTGCAAGCTTTTTAACTTCATTTTGATTTCTGCAAACTCCTGAACCTAATCCCCCGAGTGCATAAGCAATTCTAATAATAACCGGATAACCAATTTTTTTTGCAAACTCAATGGCTTTATCAACGCTTGTTACAGCTTTACTCTGCGGAAATTTTATGTTTATTTCTGAAAGCTTATTACAGAACAACTGTCTGTCTTCAGTATTTTCAATCGCATCAATTTGGGTTCCCAAAACTTGTATTTTATATTTTTTTAGCACCCCTTCTCTATGAAGAGCCAATCCGCAGTTCAAAGCAGTTTGTCCGCCGAATCCAAGTATAATTCCATCAGGTTTTTCTTTAGCAATAACTTTTTCAACATAGTTAGTGTTGATTGGAAGTAGGTAAACTTTATCGGCGAGGTAGTCTGATGTTTGGATTGTCGCAATGTTGGGATTAATTAAAATTGTATAAAGTCCTTCTTCTTTAAGAGCTTTTATTGCCTGGGAGCCTGAATAATCAAACTCGCCGGCTTCACCAATCTTTAGTGCTGAACTACCGATGATCAAAACTTTTTTAATTTTATGTTTCACTTCACATCCTTCAAGAATTCATCAAAAATAAATGCGGTGTCTGCTGGTCCGGGTGATGCTTCTGGATGAAATTGAACACTTCGGAAAGGAAGTTTTTCATGACGAACACCTTCATTTGAATAATCATTTAAATTTTCGAACCAGGGCTGCCATCCACGCGGTAATGATTTTGTATCAACGGCAAAACTGTGATTCTGCGAAGTAACATAGCACTTGTTCGAATCTACTTGCTTTACCGGCTGGTTTTGGCTGCGATGACCATATTTTAATTTATAAGTTTTTGCGCCAGCAGCAAGAGAAAGTATCTGATGACCCAAGCAGATACCTAATGTGGGAATTTGTTTTTGAATAAGTTTTTTTGCCGAAGCAACAAGTTGTTTGTACACAACTGGGTTTCCGGGACCATTGGAAATTACAGCCCCATCAAAATCTTCTTTGTCTATATCATAATTATACGGAACACGAAGAACGGTTACTTTTCTTTGAATCAGATTTGAAAAAATACTTTTCTTGCAGCCGCAATCAATCAATAAAATTCTTTTCTTACCATTTCCAAATTTCTCTGCTTTATTAACAGTTACTTTTGAAATTAGATCTTCTACATCCGGATTGTAGTATTTAATTTTTTCTTTCCCGATTTCAATTTTACCAAGCATCGTTCCCCGTTCTCTCAAAATTTTTGTCAGGCGGCGTGTATCAATTCCGTAAAGTCCGGGAATCTTGAAGCGCTTAAACCATTGATCAAGACTTTCAACCGCATTCCAATGATTAAATGATTTTGATTCTTCTGAGACAATTAAAGCTTGCACTTGAATTCGATCGGATTCAAAATTTTCCGGTATTCCCTCATTCATTGATGGAATGCCATAATTGCCAATAAGCGGATAAGTCATTACAAGAATTTGTCCTTTGTAAGACGGATCGGTCAATGTTTCGGGGTATCCGACCATACCTGTATTAAAAACAACTTCTCCTGCTATAGATTTATGATAACCGAAAAGTTTTCCTTCAAAAATATTTCCATCTTCTAATATTAATTTTGTTGTTTGAGCGTGTGCAGTTTTCTTGTTCAACCTCTTTTCGGACTCCTAATAATTTTTTTGATTGCGTGAAGGGAGGAAAAAATTCAAAATTGATTGCACGAAGGTAAAAAAATTATTTGTGCGCACAAAATTTTTTTCGGCTAAACGGCAATCTTGCAGTATTCTATGCCAGATATCTACATTGAATATAAAACTTTACTATCCTAAGTCTGGCAGTAAATATCCTGGATTCTGAATGGTTATTTATACAATCAACCGCCATCTGCCATCGCAAAGTAATAATCTGTTAACTATGCCGATCGAGGCAACTTATATTAAATCGTTCGGATATCTGCCTAATTAATTCATTTCTATGAGTTTGAAAGATCAATACTCTCAAACTCATTGTTTAAATTTTGATTTATATTTCTTTAACTCTTTCCTAAAATATTTCAGATAGGAATAACTTTTTATTCGTAAGTCAAGTGATGCGGAACTAAAATATTCCAATTGATGTTTAATTTTTTATGGATATCAATTCGTGTAGAGAATCGGTCGGCTGGCAACTCTCTATACGTATTAATGCAAAAGGGAGCGTATTATCGTTCCCTTTTGTAATTTTAAACCGAACAAAAAAAAGTCTAATGAATAGAAGATTAACTTACATTGCAATTATCTTAATTATTTTTATTGTATTAACAGCTTGCGGATCAGCTCCGCGCTTTACATCAAGAGAATCCCGATTTGAGAAAAGAACACCACCTCCAACTGAAAATTTAGAGCGATATAAAAATGTCGAGCCGCTTGAAACCGTTACTGGAGTTGCCTCCTATTATGCAGATCAATACGATGGGAAGATTACTTATGGCGGTGAGGTTTATGATATGTATGGTTTGAGTGCAGCTCATCCTTCATATCAGATGGGAACGGTTATTCGTGTTACAAATCTTTATAATGATAAAAGTGTAATTATTCGGGTAAATGATAAAATGCCATTCCGTCCGGATCGAATTATTGATCTTTCACTTGGATGCGCTCAGGAACTGGATATGGTTAATGTTGGAATTCAAGAAGTTAAAGTGGAGGTTCTTGAGTGGGGTAAAGGAAAAAAGTAAAAGTAACTGAATCCAAGGATGAATCATCTCATCTAATATGATATAATCAGAATTGTTTATAATGAAGCTAAAAAAAATGTTGCCTGTTCTTGCCGGAGCCAGTTTAGGTTTTGCTTATTATTATTTTATCGGCTGCAGAACAGGATCTTGTCCAATTACAGGAAGCCATTACATTTCCACATTATACGGTGCACTGATCGGTTTGGTCTGGACTATTTCAACTAAAAAGAAAAACACAGATGATAACAAAAGAAATTGAAATAGAAGATCTTATAAAAGAAATTCCAAAAGCGGTAACTTATTTGATGGAAAAAGGTATAAGATGTTTGAGGTGCGGTGAACCAATTTGGAGTACGCTTGAAACCGCAGCGAAAGAAAAAGGGTTTAATGATTTAGAAATAGAATCATTTGTAAATGATTTGAACAACCTTAAAAATGAAAAGACTAACTAATTTTTTCCAATGAGAATAAATTCTTATTTTATTAACAGATTAATTCAGAGGATATAATGAATCAGAATAAAAACGATCAACAAAAAACATTTGGCGGTTTAACTAAAAAACATAGAAGCTGGATCTACACAGGATTTTTTATCGGTGTTATTATATTGTTATTCCTTTTTAACAACTCAGATTATTTATTCGGAAGAGCGGAAGAGAACGGACCTTATCCGCCTAATTATATTCCCGCAGCTCAAAAAGGAACAACACTAGCGCCGGATTTTACATTACCGACATCAGATGGTAAGACTCTGAAGTTATCTGATCTTAGAGGTAAAGTGGTAATTGTGGATTTCTGGGCTACTTGGTGTCCCCCGTGCCGCAAAGGAATTCCGGATCTAATTGATTTGAAAAAGAAATACGGCAGTAAAGGATTTGAAATAGTTGGTGTTTCACTTGATACAGATACCAAAAGCGATGTTGTTCCTTTCATAAAGAACCAGGGAATGAATTATCCGGTTGTATATGGAAACTCTATTGTTGCTCAAGCATACGGCGGTGTAAGAGCAATACCAACTTCATTTGTAATTGATAAACAAGGTAAAATAGTAGCCAGCTATGAAGGTTTGATGCCGAAATCAACTTATGAAAATCATATTAAGAAGTTACTATAAAGATTAAGAGCAAGATTAAGATCAATTCTTTTTCTTGCTCTTTCTCATAATCTTAATCTTTCGTCAGTGTTCGTGATCAAAATCCTGATGAAGATTATTTCTCACTTCTAAATAATCTCCGTATTGTTTCAGTAGATCCCAAGAGTAAATTCCAAAATCGTAACCGTCTTTCCATTTAATTTGAATTGCATAGTTACCCACCATTTCAATTTTTTCAACCTTATACGCTTCTGATTTAAGCGGCGCTCTTTTTGGCGGGGCGTAATGTTTCCAAAGAATTGTCTCACCTTTATTGCCTGCGTCCGGCGATTCATCGCGTAAAAATTTGAGCGGATATTTAATTACTTTTCCGTTATCCCAAATTATTTCAAGATGTTCTTGCTTATGTAATTTTATCTTAGTTGGAACGCTCATATTATTCCGCAAGAAGTTAGAAACAAGAAATGGGAAATGGAAATGAGAAGTAAATTTAAAATCACGTCTAGCTTCTTACCCTTCACATTATTGATTTAAGATAATCGGCAATCCATTCTTACCTGATCCTATTATAACAATTTTCGCATTAGTAGAATTCGATAGCTTTTCGGTTGCTTCAATACCTTTCCATTGTAAATAGTTTTGACTAATACCTCTTGCAACAATTTCTTGGAAATCAGCGATACCTTTCGCTTCAATTCGCTTACGATCTGCTTCCTGTTCTTCTTTCTTCAAAACAAATTGCATTTGTTGACTGGCTTGTTCTGCCTGAAGTTTTTGCTCGATTGACGCAGTGAGTCCAGCCGGTAAAATTATCTGTCGCATAGGTGCGGATTCTATGGTTATTCCTCTTGGACCAACTAACTTTTCTAATTGATCTTTCATCTTCGTTGCTAACTGTTCACGAGATTCTGTGTAAAGAGCTTTGGCTTCGTATTCAGAGGTTACACCGCGAACTACTGAGCGGAATTGTGGAACTATAATAATTTCCTCGTAATTTTCTCCAACCGATTTATAAATCTTTGATGCGTTATCCGGATCAAGACTGTAAAGCAAACTTATCTCAAGCTGAACGCTCAATCCCTCTTTCGAAGGAACATTCATAGTTTCTTTTAATTCTTGAGTTTTAATGCTGAACTTGATCACGTTAGCTAATGGATTAACAAAGTTCACACCGGATTTTAGAGTTGTGCTACTAACACTTCCAAGAAAATCAACAACTCCAACAGTTCCTGCCGGAACTACAGTGAAAATTTGAACCAGCGCTAAGACTCCGCCAAGCACAATCCCGATTATAGAAAGTTTTGCCTCCTGGACTCTTCCCGTTTTTTTAGTATTGATGTAAACCAGAATTGATACCGCAAAAATTATTAATGCAAATATAAAAAACATACTTCCTCCTTTATCATTAGTTACTAATTAATTAAGTACAAAAAAAATATTTTTCTAAACCCCCATAATAGTTTTAATAAGTTTTACCGATTGAGTTTTTTGATTTGAAACTGTAATTGCTGAAAGAAGTTTTTTCTTTACCGAAGCTACATTCTCTTCCCTATCTGTATATAATTCAGCGATCACTTCCCCTTTCTTAATTTTTGTGCCGATCTTGGGATAGAAAATTATTCCGGCTTTAGGATCAATCTTATCTTCCATTGTTTTTCTTCCGGCACCAAGTTCAAGCGACGCCATACCAACTTCGTAATTATTAATTGTTTTTATATATCCGGTTTTATCTGCTATTAACGATTCACGGATTTTTGATTTCGGATACTTCTCAGGATGTTTGATCATCGCAACATCACCGCCTTGAAGTTTTACAATCTCTAAAAATTTATTGAATGCTTTTCCGCTTGCAATAA
This window contains:
- a CDS encoding DUF6132 family protein → MKLKKMLPVLAGASLGFAYYYFIGCRTGSCPITGSHYISTLYGALIGLVWTISTKKKNTDDNKRN
- a CDS encoding DUF971 domain-containing protein, which produces MSVPTKIKLHKQEHLEIIWDNGKVIKYPLKFLRDESPDAGNKGETILWKHYAPPKRAPLKSEAYKVEKIEMVGNYAIQIKWKDGYDFGIYSWDLLKQYGDYLEVRNNLHQDFDHEH
- a CDS encoding DUF1858 domain-containing protein codes for the protein MITKEIEIEDLIKEIPKAVTYLMEKGIRCLRCGEPIWSTLETAAKEKGFNDLEIESFVNDLNNLKNEKTN
- a CDS encoding TlpA disulfide reductase family protein, with amino-acid sequence MNQNKNDQQKTFGGLTKKHRSWIYTGFFIGVIILLFLFNNSDYLFGRAEENGPYPPNYIPAAQKGTTLAPDFTLPTSDGKTLKLSDLRGKVVIVDFWATWCPPCRKGIPDLIDLKKKYGSKGFEIVGVSLDTDTKSDVVPFIKNQGMNYPVVYGNSIVAQAYGGVRAIPTSFVIDKQGKIVASYEGLMPKSTYENHIKKLL
- a CDS encoding SPFH domain-containing protein; translated protein: MFFIFALIIFAVSILVYINTKKTGRVQEAKLSIIGIVLGGVLALVQIFTVVPAGTVGVVDFLGSVSSTTLKSGVNFVNPLANVIKFSIKTQELKETMNVPSKEGLSVQLEISLLYSLDPDNASKIYKSVGENYEEIIIVPQFRSVVRGVTSEYEAKALYTESREQLATKMKDQLEKLVGPRGITIESAPMRQIILPAGLTASIEQKLQAEQASQQMQFVLKKEEQEADRKRIEAKGIADFQEIVARGISQNYLQWKGIEATEKLSNSTNAKIVIIGSGKNGLPIILNQ